From the Salmo trutta chromosome 25, fSalTru1.1, whole genome shotgun sequence genome, the window TGCAGTATGCACAAATAATAACCTTTCATCCCATCTCCAACTTCAACGTGGGACAAGACCGGGTTCGTCAGCTGTTTGCCATCGCAATCAAGCCTTTAGCCACAGCAATACGTTATAACGCCACTATCAAAGGTTTTCGAAGAGGGGGCTTAGAGAATAAAGTCTCACTCTATGCGGATGACATGCTATTATATAACAAATATAGCTTGCTCTGGAAAGAATTAAGAGACCtgcaaaattatcagtttctctggttttactattttataggtatgtgtttattctataaactactgacatttctcccaaatacaaatattgtcatttagagcatttatttgcagaaaatgacaactggtcaaaataacaaaaaaatgcagtgttgtcagacctcgaataatgcGAAGAAAATAcgttcatattcatttttaaataacACAATACTCATTTTTTTACTTGGCAATTCAGAagtcaatatttggtggaataaccctgattttcaacCACAGCTTTAATActtcttggcatgctctccaccagtctttcacattgatgttgggtgactttatgccactcctggcgcAAACATTCAAGCAGCTTGGCTTTGTTTGATGGCTagtgaccatccatcttcctcttgatcacattccagaggttttcaatggggttcaggtctggagattgtgctggccatgacagggtcttgatctggtggtcgtccatccacaccttgattgacctggttgtgtggcatggagcattgtcctgctgggaaaaaaacaatcctcagagttggggaacattgtcagagcagaaggaagcaagttttcttccaggacaaccttgtatgtggcttgattcatgcgtccttcacaaagacaTAACTGCCCGATTCTAGCCTTGCTGAAGGACCCCCAGATCATCAGCGATCCTCCAcgaaatttcacagtgggtgcgagacactGGCTTGTAGGCCTCACCGggtctcgcacccactgtgaaatttggtggaggatcagTGATGATCTGAGGGTGATTCAGCCAGGCTGGAATCGGGCAGTTTTGTCTGTAAAGACTTGCCTATGTAATAAAATAAGTTTATCCTTATATCAAAGGGGGCATAGGCATGGTCTataccagggttccccaactggctgtCCACATTTTTCTGAGCAAATTCTTTTATTAATAATgttttttaccaggtaagttgactgagaacacattctcatttacagcaacgacctggggaatagttacaggggagaggagggctgaaTGAGCCatttgtaaactggggatgattaggtgaccgtgatggaatgagggccagattgggaatttagccaggacaccagggttaacacccctactcttatgataagagCCATGGGCTCTTTagtgacctcagagagtcaggacacccgtttaacatcccatccgaaagacagcaccatacacagggcaatgtccccaatcactgccctggggcattgggatattattttagaccagaggaaagagtgcctcctactggccctctgTCACCACTTCAAGCAGCGtctggtctcccatctagggACCGAACAGGACCAACCcagcttagcttcagaagcaagccagcagtgggatgcagggtggtatgctgctggcatggtaatgttttgtgtggaatttttattgttggacataagactgtagAAACAGGAAATCGGCTCCAATTtactttaatttaagaaatctgttcccaagtttttccacacaaatGTAAGAAAGGATTATGTTTTAGTTaaacatatctgtttgggcttcttgcaatCAATTTGCAGTTATGTTCCGGCCCACGGACCATCCGCTCCAGAAAAAattggcccgcggctgaatctagttcatGATCTAAACGTTATTAAACTCGCACAATCCGGAATCCCTGGACTCTCTTAATAACCAATGGGAAGAGGATTTACGTGAACAACTTTCAGATGAGTATGCTTCAAAGAATCCATTCTTCATCTATATGTCTAAGACATGCTGTAATTCAATTTAAAATAGTTCATCGTCTGCATTGGTCAAAGGCAATGTTTTCCAAGATTAGACCAGAAATAGATCCCACTTGTGACCGATGTAAGCAGGCTCCTGCTACTTTACTGCCATGTTTTGGACATGCCCAAAATTGACAGATTTCTGGATAACAATAGGAGACATTTTCTAAGATACTGGAGAGAcctatagtgccttcggaaagtacccagaccccttccctttttccacattttgttacagcaatattcaaacattttcctcattcatttacacacaatactccataatgacaaagcgaaaacaaaaGTATTAAAAAAACCAAGCattgaggtcgaaggaaatgtccgtagagctcagagacgggattgtgtcggggcacagatctggggaagggtaccaaaacatttttgcagcattgtaggtcctgaataacacagtggcctccatcattcttaaatggaagaagtttagaaccaccaatactcttctaGAACTGGCGGCCCAGCCCAacaagactccaggctgtaatcgctgccaaatgtgcttcaacaaagtgctgagtaaagggtctgaatacttatgtaaatgtgatatttcaattagCAAAATTTTCTCAGCattttttgcttcatcattatgtggtattgtgtgtagattgatgaaaaagtCATTATTCGGAGTGGCACCATAGGAGGCCCCCTCTGAACAGTTCTATGGGCAACATGCTGGTAATTTACTAGTCTTCTAGGTAGATGTCTTATGCTATTTAAGTGGAATGATCTGTTTCCTCCTACTTTTAACGATTGGATAAAGGAAGGCATGCAACATCTCAAGCTAGAGAAAATGCGCTGCTCCGTTAGGGGATCTGCAATTACATTTTATAATATCTGGCAACCTTTCCTATCCTTTGTAGAAGACATGGACCAGCTAATTTCACAACTCCATAAACCAACTATAATTTAAAATTTGTATCACTATTTTTAttctactttttattttatttataaaatatatatatattacttaaATTCTATATCATGCCTGCTTTAAGTCTGGTTTTAGGGTGGGGTTTTGTTGGAGCATGGGGGGGTTGATTTGGGtttggtctgggaggagatccgtGCGTGTTTTTCCCTGTACTTGTTCTGTCTGTATAATCATCATTAAAAATGGCAATTAAAAAAATTTAGGAAAATGTTAAACAAGGACAAACGTTGAAAGACAAAGCATTTACTTTTCTGTGTTAAGCTCAAATTGATATATCATTATTTAATCAGTATCTTATTGTATCACAATGCATACAAATTCTATTGGTTTGTGACCTTGTTTGATTAAACATAGCATCCTTAGCTAGCTGATGGAGGACTATATATCCATACAGTCACTGTTCATCCTGGCTATGGAGAATTCATTGACATGTTCTCATtcattatttttatatatatatatatatatatatatatatatatattgtttttgtgtGATCTCTGATGCTGGCAGCATCTGAGCCTACTGTTTTTACTATTTATTGAGGAAATAGCCCATGAACGCAGGCACTGACCTAAAAACAAACACTTTCTAAACCACCTTGTTTTACAAATGGATGTTCAGACCCTAATGGTGCAGGTGTCTGTTGTAACCAGGGCTGACTATATTGTCCTGCAGATTGGCCGCTCCACAGAGAGTCCCATAGACTTTGTGGTGACGGACACTGTGTCTGGGGGTCAGGAGGGAGATGAGACGCCCATCACCCAGAGCACCATCTCGCGCTTCGCCTGTCGTGTCGTCTGTGAGCGGGTCCTGCCCTACACCGCCCGCATCTACGCTGCTGGCTTTGACTCCTCCAAGAACATCTTCCTGGGGGTAAGACTGGGCTCACGGGGGGCTGTCCCAGGGCTAGGAATGTCTCCTGGGTTGATTGGTATTCAGATTCTTTATTTTATGACAATAATGCACAATGGAACACTTCTAGCATGTTTTTACTTCTCCTGTTTTCCTCCTAAGAATCTGAGCCTGGTTCGCATGTGCTTGTCTAGCATTCCAGACAGAATCAACTAGATTAGCACACAATTTATACTAGCACCAGTGTTATGTAAGCCCACTACTGTGTGACTTTCCCCCTGTCCCATCCTCAGGAAAAAGCCGCCAAGTGGAAGAACCCGGATGGTCACATGGACGGGCTGACAACCAATGGAGTGCTGGTGATGCACCCCAGGGGTGGGTTCACAGAGGAGTCCAAGCCAGGAGTATGGAGAGAGATCTCTGTGTGTGGGGATGTTTACACCCTGAGAGAGACCCGCTCTGCTCAGACCCGCGGCAAACTGGTCAGTAGCACTGATGATGCTCCACCATTACCCTGATTTGAAATCTGTTGTCAGTCATTTAGGTCAAATAAAGaaccatttaaaaaatattacaGCATTCAACATCATACCATATACTCTTAAAAACGTAGTTTCCATAGACTTAGTGCTCTAACCCAGCTGTCAGTGTTGAGCCCAGTGTAACCTAATGGAGCTGTGTGTGCTGCGTTGCCCCCTGCAGGTGGAGTGTGAGAGCAACGTGCTGCAGGACGGTTCCCTGGTAGACCTATGTGGAGCCACCCTGCTGTGGCGCACAGCTGACGGCCTCTTCCACACACCCACCCAGAAGCACCTGGAGGCCCTGCGGCAGGAGATCAACGCAGCGCGCCCCCAGTGCCCTGTGGGCCTCAACACCCTGGCTTTCCCCAGCATGCAGCGCAGCCGTGCCCTCTCCTCCCTGGAGGACAAGCAGCCCTGGGTCTACCTGGCCTGTGGCCAcgtgcatggctaccacaactgGGGCCACCGCTCGGAACAGGAGCCCAGTGCCCAGCGGGAGTGCCCCATGTGCCGGACCGTGGGCCCCTACGTGCCGCTGTGGCTGGGCTGTGAGCCCGCCTTCTACGTGGACGTGGGCGCCCCCACACACGCCTTTGTGCCGTGCGGTCACGTGTGCTCAGAGAAGTCGGCAAAGTACTGGGCGGAGATCCCTCTGCCCCATGGCACCCACGCCTTCCATGCCGCCTGCCCATTCTGTGCCACCCAGCTCAGCCTCACCCAGGGCTGTGCCAAGCTCATCTTCCAGGGCCCCATTGACTGAGCTGCGAGGCCCTGGGGTGGGGGAAAGAACGAGGCAGGAGGGCCAACATGCTGTGAAACTGTTCAGACTATTTAGTGCTTTGTTTTTTATCACCGGACTGTAAAGAGGAGGAACGCTTCACAAGGTTGATGGTGTACTACAACAGTGTGTTCCAAGTTTCCGTGGAGATGGGCCTGAAGGCAGTGGTCCATTACACAGTGTTTGGGCTTCTGGTTCTCTGGATGGCCACTGGCGTAGTGTACACACAGCGATGTGGACCTAAGGCACAACCACAAAAACCATCATACTCTTCAGCTGCCAGCCATCAGCTTTCAACTCAACTGAGCTAACTCTCTGGACTGTGCAAGCTAAAATGGCTGCTCATTTCAAGTAGAAGGGCTACAAAACGTGTTTCTCGATCATAAACTCCAAACGGATTACAGAGAGTAGGTGTAGTTAGGGTCTGTGGGGGTTGGGTGGGGTGGGTTCATGGTGGGCCTGAGGTGCATGATTTTCACAGAGCCAGACAGCTGGACTGTTGGCTGGGAGGAGGACCGAGCGAGCCAGCAAGGTTCATGGATAACTAGTTAAGTGCTCTCCATTGGCTCCTCAGCTCTTATCTGGTTTTTAATGGTATCCAGAACATTTAGCCTTTCCAGAGGTGAGCTGAACTCTGTTCTGTTCAGGGAACAGATCCTTAAAAGAAAACAAGTGTTTTTCTCTCCTCTTGTACAGAGATTTATCCAGTGCCTGGGGCTCCCACTAAAACCCTGGGAATATTTTTACTAAATGAAAAAAGCTATTttgttgagggagggggagagtttTACATAAAGTATAAAGAAATTTAACCCACAGAATATTTTCCATCTTTTTATTCTTTAAGAAGTATTTTACTACACTGAGGTgtacagttttttttgtttttttaaaaatgtttttaatgaataTGTTAATATATTTTTGTCTTGTAACTATTGTGTGCATGTAGGTTGGATCACATGGGTGTGCTTGAATGTGTCAACACCGGCTCATACGGAGAAATTAGTCCCTTGTGAAGTAACCACCAAAAGGCAACAACAGGCCACTGGCATCAACCTTGTGGGTCATGACAATGACTCTATTAAAATACATACTCTCCTCACCATTGGCGCTTTAGCCTAAATTATGCAATTGCTTTGCTGAATGGCTAGGTCTGTTCCTTCTTAATATACTGTAAAACTCGGGTGTCTCATATCAGTAAGGCCTTTGTCAACTCTTGTGAAATAGATGAACTTTTGGAAGTGTAACTCACTCACACCTGTGAGCTTTCTTTAGTCTTTTCCCATACTCAGTGTGCACTGTTGAATTTGTAGCTTTATCTCATGCTGGGTTTTATCCAATGATTTTTGTCTGCTCCCAAACCTGGGCACAGTCACTGCAGCATTGATGGATTATACCAAATATAAAATGACTTTTCTCTCTGATGCAACAACTGCTTCCTGCAACGCAAAGTGTTACTGTACGCAAATTAAAAACCTAATTGCTATTGTAGAATACAAATCTAGTTCAGGATGACAGTCAAAGCTATTTGTTTGTACTCATTATCATAAGGATATTATCATGTGCCAACGCCAAATTTATCAAATCCAATTGTGGAGATGGATCAAGTGGGCCAAATGCGTATGAATGGATATAAGAAATGACGTTGTAGGTGGGCTGTGAGGTGGAAATAAGTTGAAACTAAAGaatttgaatcaaatcaaatgcactCTTCGTCGATGCGGGCGAGTTTGACTGTACCCGTGTATGTAGAGTGTAGCTCAGCATATAGTACctgtcaaatgtttggacacctactcattcaagtgttctttttttactattttctacattccagaataatagtgaagacatcaaactattaaataacacatggaatcctgtagaaaccaaaaaagtattaaagaaatctaaatatattttagattcttcaaagtagccacactgccttgatgatagctttgcacactcttggcattctttctaacagcttcacctggaatgcttttccaacagtcttgaaggagttcccacatattctgagcacttgttggctgcttttccttcactctgcagtccaactcatcccaaaccatctcaattgggttggggAATTGtgtaggtcatctgatgcatcactctccttcttggtcaaataaaaacaaatgatagtcccactaagcgtaaaccagatgggatggcgtatcgctgcaaaattctgtggtagccatgttggttaagtgtgccttgaattctaaataaatcagaccgtgtcaccagctaagcaccatcacacctcctccatgcttcacggtgggaaccacacatgcggagatcatccgttcaactactctgcgtctcacaaagacacagaggttagaaccaaaatctccaatttgaactcgtcagaccaaaggacagatttccactggtctaatgtccattgcgcgtatttcttggcccaagcaagtctcttcttcttattggtgtcctttagtagtggtttctttgcagcaattcaaccatgaaggcctgattcacacagtctcctcatcagttgatattgagatgtgtctgttacttgaactctgtgaagcatttatttgggctgcaatctgaggtgcagttaactccaatggacttatcctctgcagcagaggtaacggggtcttcctttcctgttgcggtcctcatgagagccagtttcatcatggcgcttgatggtttttgcgactgcacttgaagaaacgttcaaagttcttaattttccgcattgactgaccgtgtcttaaagtaatgatggactgtcgtttctcttttgcttatttgagctgttcttgccagaatatggacttggtattttaccaaatagggctatcttctgtataccgcccgtaccttgtcacaacacaattgattggttcaaacgcattaagaaaaagtaatttcacttttaacaaggcacacatgttcattgaaatgcattccaggtgactacctcatgaagctggttgagagaatgccaagagtttgcaaagctgtcaagacaaagggtggctgctttgaagaatctcaaaaataaaatattttggttttaacacttttggttacatgattccatgtgttctttcatagttttgatgttttcactattattctgcaatgtagaaaatagttaaaataaagaaatcctGGCATGAGTAGGTGTCTctaaccttttgactggtactgtatacaaacCACCACCGTATTAATGGGTAAGGATTGTGCGCATCATGATCCTGAGATGGCAAGTGTTCTTACTGTAGCTATGTTCAAGTTGCATAAGTAATGAATATGTTGGAAGAGAGCTATTCTTTTCAGCTACACTGAGAAGCCAAATAATATAGTGACATGTCACGTGTGTCTCTAAAATGCACATGGGCTCAAATACAGTACAGAAGTGGTGTGTCCTCTCCTTTGTTGGTGGACTGCAGAGGTTCCCCCTCCAGTCTGGAGGGTAAAGACATGACCTTGGTAGTATGAAGCTAACAGTAGGACAGATATGGTGACATAACAGGTGCTAAGTAGCAGTGTAAAGGAAGGGTATCTTACACTAGTATTCCCCCTACTGTGCCCAGTCAGTGCTGACAGTACACAGATAAAAACCCTGCTCTGGAACAGCTGTAATGTAGCACAAACATTTCTCCCTGAATACTTGGGAGGCATAGCTGTGGAAAGTGAGGGTGCTgtagcaccccctgaaaaatcagaacgcaacaaaaaactaacaaaatgtctcactaaagtagtgcactggtcCTTTTAAGAGTCCTGAAATAGTGGACCGATGTAGCACGTCTCCAAAGAAATGCAGCACCCCATCCCCAAGCATCTTCATGCTGCAATGGTGGAGGGGTCCTGTTGTTCACTCAAGGACCTGTCTCTGAACTCTGTAACCAGGTCATAGCCTGCACTGACGCTCCCAAAGCCTACTTGCAAAAATAAAACATTCGTTTAAAACAATGTTGCTTGTCTTTGTTTGGTTTCAGTTCGGTGTAGGATCTCACTACACGTtagtatttttttctctccagggGAGAGCTCAGACACAGTCTAGTCTGGCTGACACCAAACTCCAACACTGTGTATTTGCTGTGTATCACGTGAGTTGCATCAGCCAGGCTAGACGCAAGCAGTCCCCAACTACCACAAATTATGCAGTTGTGATTCCCACATTTGGGAAATTCGCAGGGGGGGCCAGCATTGTAGGAGTGCAATGGCCGAGCCTCACTGGATCTCCCCTGCCAGGCAAGTATACGTTAGTATTTCTACAACAGTATGAGCCAACTGATAATCGTGTGTAAAGGTTATTAGATGCCCATTGCCTATATCTATGATCAAAATCACTTCAATTGTAAAAGGTAAGGCTCACATTTAGGCtactaaagcctttttgaaagatAATACTCAGGAGCACATGTAAGTTAAGACAGGCTCTGCAGAAtggtgaccatgttaaaacacTGTGGGAAGAAGATTCCAGTTCTGAGTGACAGCAGTCCCAAGGTTTATTTTTGACGACTAGCCTGAAGTGACCTGGCTGGGATTCTCTGGCTCCTCCACAGGATAACAGGCATTACTGCATCTCACGGAGGCTTTCTTCATAGTTGCTAACATGTTGCATCATTCCCAATCTTCATACAAGCATATGTAAATAAAGTTGGCTCTATAAAAGAGTTACAATTTGAGATAAGATGGAGAAAAAAAGATTGCAGCTTTCTTTGTACGTGTCATATCTCATCAGCGACATTATTTTACCATACAGAACACATCAGCAACAGTTCCTGATACTATCGTTGTTTCAAAATGGTCATAGCAAGTTAGTATAGGCCTCATTTTTAActgaaaaaaaagaataataggAACATTTCCTGACCCTTTGTTTCCTCTGTTTGTGCAGGTCACCTTACCAACCACTAGAGGACACTATTCCCCCAACTATGGATATGGCGCTACCCAGAGTCCTGTAAGGAGCGAATGATGTCCATTAGAACTATTGGACCCACAACCCATGGCAGCAGTGGATGACACAGataaaagagaaggaatacatTTACAACAAATGATGAATAATATTTATGATAGACGGCACATCAAGATTGAATATAGATGTCATGCTTTTTCCTAAATTGACGATATTAATATGTGAAAAGTACAAGGTCACATGGGCTGGGGAGGTAATGTATAATTCCTTGGCATTCCTCATGATGCAATTTATAGAAGCTAGCTATACCAGTGCAAATCATGGACCCAAGTCATGTCATTGAGTTTTcttgacattgtagaataattgtattCATGTAGAAACATTGTACAATGACGGTGACATTTTCCCTCAAACACATTTAACTTGCTCCCCTCTAAACTAAGGGCGCATGAAAGGATTTAAATACATAACATGTCATTTAGTCAGTTTGAGGAGGAGGATAGAGCAGTGGGATGCCATGCCTCCTAATTAACATTACTCCTGTGGATGTGAGGGGGTTCATGTGTTTGCACCCTCGCCTGTTTTTCTGAATGACAGAGGAGACACTGAAGGTGACAGAATGCTAATTTGGGAGATCACTGGTTGGCTTTCCTGCTTTAAGCGGGGCAGGGTTATGCAAATGAATGAGACTTAAACAGTGACAGTTTCTAAATGTGAATGAGCTGTTTTATATAGACTTTATTATACATTTACTATTGGTAAAAGAGTGATATAAACAGTTTAATTTCATCAGCCCTTGACATAGGAAAGAAAATGTTGAAAACAAGCAGTGAATTAGAACTGCCCTTAATTCATATAGTCCATTTTAACAATAACTTGTGCATATTAACATTATAGATTAAAGCAGCACATTGTTTTTTTGCCATTTGCCAAGAAAGTATTCCTTTTTTGTGTACACTAAATGTCTCTACCATGTATCCTCCTAAACAGTATTGCTTTAGTCTTAAGCTAGTAATACAGCAGAAGTTTTGGTGGGAGTGATGATACAATGTTGAAGCATTAACCATCAAGATGGACATAAGCCATTAGTAGACTGACAGCCGCTTTGGTCTCTGGAAGTGTGGAGCTTAGTGCCTCTGTGCTGTAGAGGCTTCACGGTTTGTGTGGCGTTGCTGAGCGGTACGTCAAGAGTACACCACAAACAGAAAGGTAGACCGATACAATGTGTGTGATTATTTCAGCCCACTGACAGACTCAGTCAGGATGCCTGTCTTCACAAGAGGCCCGTACCTGCAGGATCAAAGACGGAGACAGGATATGTCACATCCTATCAGTCTGAGATTCAGGTGCCCACAAAAGGAGAGATGCAGGCACCCAAGGAAGCAGATTGAAACCAGAACAGACAACCGAGTCTGTGTCCTCTTCCTTCTGATAACCTTGACTACATCACCCCTCCCTTTCATGTTGTATTAAAGCATCTTTTGAAGTGATCAGGTGAACAGTGTTTGATGAGTAGGGATACATGTGTGTTTTAACAGCTGTTGGACAGGTGTTTAGATGGGAAGCTGGCAGTGGGTGAGGATGGTGGGGCAGTTTTAAGAGGAGATCAGAAGATGTCAACCTCTGAATGGTGGGTAAATTATATTGGGAAGACAGCCTGGTCTTATAGACTAAACGTAACattagtaaatgtaaatccgagacactcaaaTTTGcttgatatgttacgtttggtatggttacattagacagaaggttacttaaggcaaaaatgaaagtagggGGATGGGTGGTCGAGGTGGAAGTGTTGGCCACTTAGATAACGTTGGTGTTAGctacctagccacctagctaaaatTAGACACAACAAACTGGAACCAATAACATACAGTACAAGTTAAATGTTTGGACacatacattgtagaataatagtgaagacatcaaaactatgaaattgcacatggattcatgtagtaaccaaaaaagtgttaaacataacatatattttatatttgagattcttcaccaccctttgccttgatgacagcttgtacacttggcattctgtcaaccagcttcatgaggtagtcacctggaatgcatttcaattaacagatgtgccttgttaaaagttaatttgtggaattactttccttcttaatgtgtttgactcaatcagttgttgtgacaaggtagtggtggtatatagaagatagccctatttggtaaaataccaagtctatattatggcaagaacagctcaaataagcaaagagagtccatcattactttaagacatgaaggtcagtcaatctggaatatGTCAacaactttgaacgtttcttcaagtgcaatcacaaaaaccatcaagcgctatgatgaaactggctctcatgaggaccaccacaggaatggaagacccagagttacctctgctgcagaggataaattcattagagttaccagcctcagattgcagcccaaataaatgcttcacacagttcaagtaacagacacatctcaacatcaactgttcagaggagactgtgtgaatcaggccttcatggtcgaattgctacaaagaaaccactactaaatgacaccaataataagaagagacttgcttgggccaagaaacatgagaaatggacattagaccggtggaaatctgtcctttggtctgatgagtccaaattgaaTGAGTatgtttgtccaaacttttgactggtactgtatatgttttgtAAAGTCGTAACATACTATTCAAACTGTAATTTGTAACGTATAATAAATGGATGATGGACGACCGTCACAAATGAATACACACCAtatcaaacgtaacatatcatactaagtgggagtgtcctggatttacatttactatgttacatctacccctgagtccaggttggggAAGAGAGTGGGGATATCATTAATTATCATTTGCAGTCCATTACAAAACCACAAAAATTACATCAATATCCATCTTACAGAAAGTGTGAGtctaaataaaatgtattgatgccacataggcctacatatttagataagtaaaaaatataaaataatagcaTGATAGTGGTGGATAATAATCAAatagtaggggagagtgggataaATGCTAGGTTTTAGCCAACTTGAAAATGGTTTAGAATAGATGGCCATGGGGTATGTATGGTGAGCGGCAGAGTATAATGCAATGTCGCCATGCAGCT encodes:
- the peli2 gene encoding E3 ubiquitin-protein ligase pellino homolog 2; its protein translation is MFSPSQEEQCAPTKDPIKYGELVVLGYNGSLPNGDRGRRKSRFALYKRSKANGVKPSTVHILNTPQASKAVNCKGQHSISYTLSRNQTVVVEYCHDKDTDMFQIGRSTESPIDFVVTDTVSGGQEGDETPITQSTISRFACRVVCERVLPYTARIYAAGFDSSKNIFLGEKAAKWKNPDGHMDGLTTNGVLVMHPRGGFTEESKPGVWREISVCGDVYTLRETRSAQTRGKLVECESNVLQDGSLVDLCGATLLWRTADGLFHTPTQKHLEALRQEINAARPQCPVGLNTLAFPSMQRSRALSSLEDKQPWVYLACGHVHGYHNWGHRSEQEPSAQRECPMCRTVGPYVPLWLGCEPAFYVDVGAPTHAFVPCGHVCSEKSAKYWAEIPLPHGTHAFHAACPFCATQLSLTQGCAKLIFQGPID